The Ictalurus furcatus strain D&B chromosome 12, Billie_1.0, whole genome shotgun sequence nucleotide sequence TAATTATTCGCACCATTATGAATGaatttgaacacacacatatatcttatatatatatatatatatatatatatatatatatatatatatatatatatatatatatatatatatataaattcccaGCACATCTGACCCCCCTGCAATGCCAGAGGAGACTTCACAGAAGACCTCCATGATGGAAGTGAAATGATGTGTTCGGCACtatacttattatttattttattttattttattttattttttactgaatTTCACCTTCTAATTTTGGTGTGATGTGCTGGTTCTTGCACCTTCAGCTTCCGAGGTACAAAGTACAATTAATTTTAACATAGCaccattttattgtttataatgaTCACGGAACTTATTTCTTAGCACCGACTTTATGCTATCAATTGTGAACGCCCCCTATTTTAGACACAAACTGGCATCCTGTCGAgggaaaacataataataataataataataataataataataaatgttttaaattcatCCAAACGTTATTTTAGCTTCACATAAAACTACGAGTTTTAAAGGAACGCATTAATTTCCATAAAACTACTAAACATTAAGAGCAACCATACAACTGGTACAAACTTAAAACAAATATACTTGCAAAACAGTTTAAATATCAATGATCTACAGAGTAGCAAGAACTGCCAATTTAATCACTGACGAAAATAATTTACTAAAATACTAACGCAAACAAGCTAAGAGACTTCATGCTTAGCCAACGCTAATAGACaaaattagccagctagctaaaaatgtaaataaatactctCACTTTAATcatatcaaaaaaaataatgaggCATAATTTCACTAGGATAAAgattaaaattatttcatttttaatgtaacCGAAGCATGCAGCAAAGTCAAAGTGGggggaaagaataaaaaaataaattaagtttGTATGTTGAATGACAACGCTAACGTTAGAAAATGGTTGCCTTGGGCCCGGGAGCCATTTAAGAGCAGGGACGGTGCGCGCGGAGCAATGACGCGCGCTCACCTCGTCTGAGCTTCCAGGCTCTGTTCGAGCATATCCATGAAGGTGAGcgattctctctcttttttttttaaacgcgaTATTCGGCAACACTTGAAACGCGGAGACGGCGGCGCTGATCACGGGGACAAACACGAGGGTCATGTGAGAGAGACAAGTCCGGGACACGTGAGGCGCAGCCTGGGCGAGGAGACAAAATGGAGGCCGCTTGAAAAAGATACGAAGCTCTCGCgcgcttgttttttttctcccccgtCTTCTTCGTCCGCGGCCGAATTACACCTCTCTGTTAGGACCACGGACTATTAAATCTACCGTCTTcttgatttttaaatgttgtttaaaTTTCCTCTCTCGGGTTGATTTCTACTGGAAAACGTTCTTATCTTTCGAAGCAAGCTTGGCTTTTCctgcctttgtttttttctacgATTCTTTACGTCGCCTTGTTCAGCTCCGTGGCGTGTATCGTTGACGTATCCATCCGCAAGCGTGAAACAAGTATATTGAGTCGATGCGGTTAATAAGATATGGAGAGGAGTgctttggtgttgttttttgtcCTGTTTTATGAACAAAATGTTACACTTCAgagaaaattaataataaagtgtatTGGAGAATGATGTGTGAATGACAAgttggttttttcccccccgtgtCCTGTTCGTTTTGCTGTTGTATTCTGAAACGGATGGTTGATAAATTGACGATAAATGCTTCTTACGGTtataaaattgtattaaaatcTGCCTGAGGTCAATACGGAAGACTCCACAAATGTACTGTTGTGAACTGTAAATTAGAACTAAACCGCGGGTGTACCTCTACCAGAGTGAATAAATgttggagttttttttccccccactgatGAGCCATTTTTCTTCTCAGGTGACCACAATGATCCAATCCGGGTTTTCAAGCAAACCACATGACATTCAGCGCCGTGGACAAAGAGAGTTACGACACGCTTTGATTTCGCCGCGACGCAGTCACGTGGTTCATGTATCTCAGTAGTTCAAAACAAATCCACGCTGTCAACCTGTTTGGGTTTAAGTGGAAGCCCGCTTCCACCACAGCTGagtaaaaaatatatgattCTATATGTCGTAATCATGAGAAACTTTCTGGCAATAATGACCTAACATCCCATAATGAGAAACTTTCTGGTAATAATGACTTAATCCACGCATGCGCAATGTGCACAGGCAAGCGAGGCGAGCATGTGCGTTGCAAATGCAGAATTGCTGAACTTTTGGAAAGTAACTGTTCCTGTATAACAACAGCTgaacacttattattattattattattattattattattattattttaaagtaacTAAGTTAAACCGTAACATGTTCATGTTTTGAGCAAATGTTCATGTCATTAAAAGATGCGGTTGCATGATTACACGCTCCAGACTGTAATTCACTTAGTTGTCGTTCGCATTTTGGTTGATGAATGGTCGATTACTAAGTTGGCCAAATCTCTTTAATTATGTGCTTTCTGTCACGTATGGTAAACATCGAACACCAAACACTCAAGTGAAAATGAGACGAAAAGGTGCTATCTGTTTGAACTGCACAGCGAGAGCTAAATATGTGCATGATTTAGGTGCATTTAATCTTGAAACCCACTgaaaaccaaaagtttgtgcacccctgaccatcacaacccacatgtgctttttaaacatctcATTCCAAATTTATtccacctttgctgttataataagctccactcttctgggaagactttccactagattttggggcatggctgtggggatttgtgataaTTCAGCTATAagcgcattagtgaggttgaggtcaggtgctgatgttgggatgtcgaagaagttccagttcatcccaaaggtgttcaatggggttgaggtcaggactctgtgcaggacactcgagttcctccaccttcttccaaccttaacacaccatgtcttcatggagctcgctttgtgcacttttgtgtcatgctggaacagatttgagGTCTCTTAGTTCctagtgaaaggaaattgtaaagctacagcatacaaagacattctatacaattgcttcaaactttgtggcaacagtttgtggaagaaaCACATATAGTCAGGTTTTGCCAGGATACAGATGAGATATGAAACATACCCATGCATTGTTTAACAGTAGTGTAAAGTATTACTGTCTTAAAGTAAAGATACCAATGGATTTGCTCTTCATCATCCTGTGCATCATCTTGCTCACATGTAATTgacagatgatgatgattttatgaatattcataatggtgtgataaaaaattatttattgattaataatgtgttaatgtatCTTAGCCAATTACTTCACTCAGTTTAGTCCTATATAATAACATGTAATCAGTAAGCAACTACTCTACTTCCACTGTAAAGGCTGCCCCCCTCTCTTCGTCTCCCTTATTTCCCTTTTCTTTACCAACTACTTCTCTATAactttcctgaagaaatgcgCTATGCAATGTTTGCTGTGAACTTCTCTTCTGTTTTGGAATAAAAGCTGacttttgttatttaacatttttacttaTGTCATTTTACTTATGAGCTTGTGAACAACTTATGAatatgagcatcagagtcatttctgaattcataATAGTTTTAACTTGAAGTCTATTGTATCGAACTGAAGTTACTCAttgttcagtgatggagacttgagtgtaaatTGCTCTTTGCAATTGCAGTCCTATGGCTATCCAAGGGAAAACATCCatagccatctttatggtttctatGTGGTACCATCCACGGTAATCTCACAGTGATCTTTAAGCTGTCCATGTGTGGCCATCCTTAGCAGCAGCAAGGGATCCTCAGCAAGTGATTAACTGATTAAGAGAATTTTTGGCTAGCCCTTACTTAATATGGaatattttcaattcaattcaattcaattcaattttatttgtatagcgctttttacaatagacattgtctcaaagcagctttacagaaatatcaacatggtatacagatattaaaggtgcgaatttatcccaactgagcaagccactgagtggcgacggtggcatggaaaaactccctaagatgttttaagaggaagaaaccttgagaggaacccgactcagaagggaacccatcctcatctgggtaacaacagatagtgtgaaaaagttcattatggatttatatgaagtctgtatggccttaggagcagccgtagtcccagagtctggaattaaagaagatttgagctccatccagaggcagaaaggatctggatctctagtatctccataaattcatgtggggctcggcgaaaggagagagggagaaaaaagattattatgactgcgaagtagtagaacagaatctagtcagggtaggtttgagtaaacaaatacgttttaagcctagacttaaacactgagactgtgtctgagtcccgaacactaataggaagactgttccataactgtggggctctataagagaaagctcttccccctgctgtagccttcactattcgaggtaccgtcaaatagcctgcatcttttgatctaagtaggcgtggcggattatataaaaccaaaaggtcgcttagatattgtggcgcgagaccatttagtgctttataggttaataaaagttttAATAATTTTCAAAGTTTTAATTCAAAGTGTGTGTGGTCTCTCATCTTTTTATTATGTAGTTACATCAAAACTACCCTTTAAGCTATCTAATTTCCATAAtcacatgttttcattttattcaaattattaAATCAATCAAATATTCCAGTTACTAAAAGCGAATTTGCTGTGCCTTGCTTTGCAAGTGCCTCCCAAATGATAGTGCCAGTGCTGAAGTCTTTCATGGTGGCCTTCAGGCAGTCTTTGAACCACTTCTTCTGCCTTCCAGATGCGAGCTTGCTCTGGTGTACTTCACTGTACAGCAGCTGTTTTGGCAGGCTGCTGTCAGGCAACCACACTACATGCCCTTGCTCAGGCCCAGCTTGCCTAGGTTTTCTGCAGGAGAGTGTGGATTCCAGCACACTTGTGGACTTCCATGTCAGGGGTCTTGTCTTGCGATTGAATCTGCAGAATTGTGTGTGAAGGGAGCTCATATGGAAGTGGTTGATATTGTCTTTGGCAATTCTACTGATGAAATCAACATTGATGCATGTGCATGAGATTGCATCAGAATCTTATCAGCTAGAGTAAGCTGTCAACTTGAGGAAGCCTTGAGGTTTTGCCCCTTCATTAGCCAATCAAGACAAAGCTCTGTCATCATCAAATCGAGGTCAAGCTTGTGCAGTTGATGGAGAGCAACTGAAGCACCCAGCACCTTACTCATGGAAGATTATCACATTGCATTTCATTATGGAGTGCTGGTGATGCAGGCATACGTTGGCCATAAAAATTTAACCAGGCAGGTGACAATCATAATGCCCAAGGCTGTTTGATGCCAAACACACCTATTAATTTAACAATTTAAGTCTTCTCCATCTTGGTTGGTTGACACTTACAGTATCAATCATAAGTGGATACATCCCTCTTATTCCTTCCCCAAAGACTTAAAATCCCACAATTTAGGTGGGATTAGTGTTTGCCTCCGCTACAtgctacaaacacaaacagtgcCATAACTGAAAGAGATTGCTGTATTGTGTGTGCATTGTATTTTTTGTGGTTTTAAGAACATGTCATTAAAAAAGTGACTCAAAGGTGAAGGTGTTATATTATGACAAACTCCAGAGGGATgccaaacaaagaaaaaatatatttaaggtGTGGACAACTCCCCATTAAACTGGTGTAATTATCTGGAATGGTACAGGACCTGCAAAGCTATAAGaacataaacaataaattacaataaattaCATACTAATGGGAGAGAGAACTTGTTTCTGGCATGTAAATTCCTACCTGTAATtcaaatacagtgctgtgaaaatgtatttgtccccatcctgatttcttctgtttttgtgtatatctcatactgaatagttttagatcattaaacgaaatacaacataacacaaaggcaacctgagtaaacacacaatgcagtttttatttatttatttattttattgaagcaaaaaagttatccaataccagctaggcctgtgtgaaaatgtatttgccctgtagttactaattcccaaatctatgaagctgcattcataacggggttcagctggactagacgcaactaGGCCTGATTagtgcaaaccctgttcaatcaaatcaacacttaaatagaactttttcaacagcatgaagttggttaaaaggtcttaccctgtaacacactataccaaagttgaaagaaattccagaaatgatgaagaagaaggtgattgaaatacatcagtctgggaagggttacaaagctatttcaaaggctctgggaccccaaaggaccacagtgagagccattatcccCAAATGGAAagacttggcacagtagtgaaccttcccagaagtggaagaccttccaaaattcctccaagagcaactactcatccaggaaatcacaaaagagccaaggacaacatcaaaggaactacaggccccttttgcatcaataaaggtcactgttcatgacgcCACTattagaaagacactgggcaaaaaatggcatccatggaagagtggcgaggtgaaaaccactgctaacccagaagaacattaaggcttgtctgaattttgccaaaacacaccttgatggtcctcaaaccttttgggagagggttctgtggactgatgagtcgaaagtggaactgacAGGTGTCCCATTACATCTCGAggaaaccaaacactgaattccacaaaaagaacatcatacctatggtcaagcatggtggtggaagtgtgatggtgtggggatgttttaccgcttcagggtctgggcaacgtGCAATAATTGatagaaacatgaattctgctctctaccggaaaatcttaaaggagaatctccggtcttcagtctgtaagttgaaactcaaacgcaactggattatgcagcaagacaatgatccaaagcataagagtaagtccacctctgaatggctcaataAAAGCTAAATttaagttttggagtggcctagtcaaattcctgacttgaaccaattgagatgctgtgaccgttcatgcttgaaaacctCCCAGTGTGGTGGAACTatagcagttctgcaaagaattGGCTTCAGTAAAAAGTTTTAtgttgtttgaagatctaaaactatttaacatgagatatacacaaaaacagaagaaatcagaatactttttcacagcacttcatATCTCATTAAAAGGGAAGGATTGATTCTAAAAGAAAGTAGGCACATATcagtgcaaacaaacaaacaaacaaaaaccctggTTGCAAGGAGTTAAATAAACCGAATGCAATGTGTACCTCTGCTGCCATTGTACAGTATTGCCATTTGGCAATATACTCCAAATTCCcctctaaaaaaagaaaagaaaataacaatagTAATTGAAATGGCtgtttttatgtaatttgaAGTGATAAAACGCTAAAATAACACCAATGTATCAAATGTGTACATTAGAGGgttaatatacagtgtataacTTTAATTATACAACGGCTAAAGTGCCATGTGAAGTGTGATCCCCAAATCTCCCCAACGTCCAGGATGACATAAAACCACAGGAACAACTCATTTGTATCTGCTTTATTGTGCTAGTGAAGACATGGATCATGTTAGATAATGAACAAACTTATCAATGAATGTCATAgctatacaacaacaacaacaacaacacatctTTGGATCATATCTATACAAGCAATTAAACCATTTCAGAACAGTTTCAAAACAGCTTATCTAAACCTCAATATTAATCAATAGAACTTTTTTTAGCCTCCATAATTTATAATTTACAGAGTTCTCTTATgaactctctcatcaacaaggcgtttccacccacagaactgtcactcacacaatgtttttttttcttttcgcaCCATACTGtgaaaactctagagactgttgtgtgtgaaattctcaggagatcatcagtttaCTCAGACCAGGCCAAACCAACCCTTCTGTTactaacaaccatgccacggttataGTCACAGAAATCACATTTTATCTTAAttctgatgcttgatgtgaacattaactgaagctcttgacctgtatctgcatgattttatgcattgtgctgctgccacatgattggctgtttggataactgcataaatgtgcaggtaTACACGTGTTCCTAAAACAGATGTTGCGTGTATATAACTAAGAGCTATAGTGTGACAGTTAGAGGTCTACAGTTGCACTTGTTCTCCATTTCAGGTGTGCTGAACATAACCTGTATGTTTCACAGCCTAATGGGTTCAATGTTCTTGCTAGAAGACACCAATGTGTTTACAAAATGTGTGTACTTTGTCAACAGTACTTACGGTTTATTAGTTTAACAtttgttaatattaattaatgcaGTAATGTTAGTTCCTAACAACCTAACctttacaaatgtattttaaatgaacCTGTTAAATTACTGAAGACAGACTAATCTCAACAGTGGCTCACTACGGTCTTAAGTGGAGATCATGTGATTATGTTGCAACTTTTTCAGCTTTTTTCAAACATTAGCTATTTCCTCAGACATGTATTTCCCGGTCACTTTGACTCTTGATATACAACTCCACTGTCATCCACTGTTCCTGAACCTGTGCATTCCTTAGACTGCGAGGTCTGCCCCTCCCAGTCTTCGGCTAAAGCTTTAGCGTAAACCCGAGATAGGCTTTGGTTAAAGCGCAGCCTCGTGTCCAGACCCATACAGAAGTATAAAAGTGGGTTAACACAGCTGTTGAAGTAGGCAATGCCCTTAGCAATGGGCAGGCCCACTTTTACTGCCTGGCTCTTCTTGTCCACCATCTTGGCCAAAAGTAGGCAGTGGTAAGGCCCCCAGCACAGGAAGAAGGCACAGATCAAACAAACAAGAATTCGAAGGGGTCGTGATTTGCGCAGGATACGTGTTCGCCGTATCCCTAAACCAGCTAGTACATAGCAGGTTAGGATGATGAGGAAGGGTAACAAAAATCCACATAAGAAGCGAAGGCTGTACAAGGCCAGTGTAGCTCTATTATCACCTTCAGTTGATTGCGGCACCTGTGGAATTAAGTAAAATGGGTAGGTCAGGAGGAAcagatcatatttatttaaaccaacAAATGGGAGGACAATTTAATGACTAATATTGAACTGTTATACCCCACAGAACAAGagtgaaaaaaattatagttGAAAACAAGCATTTCCCTATGATTATACTGTCTGCTTGTcagtaaattttttatttttattttttacctccAAGGAGCACTTGGTCAAGTTGTTCTTTCCTATATATACCTGCCGGTACACATAATATGGTACACTGAAGATCACTGCCACAGTCCAAACCCCAACGCTAATGAGTCTGGCTACACCAAGAGTTCGCCGCTGCCTGGTGAACACTGGTTGCCAAACACAAAGTGCCCGATCCAGACTAATGACAGCCAGGATGAATACACTGCAGAACATGTTGGTGTACTTGAAGAATCCATTGAACTTGCAGAGGAAGATGCCAAAGGGCCAGTAATCATAGAAGAGTTTCTTAATCAATGAAGTAACACGAGTGAGGCAAAAAATCAGGTCTGCCACAGCCAAGTTGACCAGCCACACATTGGTGACATTGGCTTTTAGACGGAATCCAGACATCCAGATGACCACAGCATTTCCAGTGGTGCCCAAAAGTATAGTGATTGTGTAAAAGACAATAGTGATGTTTTCCATAATAGCATCAATGTCCACTGTGGTTTTGCCATTTCTGATGGAGACTTCAGCATCAGTAAGGCGGATAAAAGTGTTGTTAAAGGccattctgctgctgctgcaaaaaAGAACATTGTGTGCTATATCACTGTTATAATTATCTGCATTAAAAACTGTTGTTCCTTAAATTCATTGTGCCCATTTCCTTAAAAATCATCTCAATTTAATTCCTGGCAGCAAATATTCAAGTAGTGCTAGTCAGGTACTGTATGTAATTTTAACAtaaattaatgtaattaaaGTTCCATATAATAAGCATTCCTATCCATCATACGAATGATTATAAGCTCCTCCACGCATACACTTTTCGTGTTTTTCCCCATTCACATGACACGATTTCCACTTCCCCAAAGACTGCCAGTCCCTTACGCAGTGTCTGTTTCTAAGAAAATGTttgaggttatttatttatttatttatttattttagcatcTACCCCTTTCACCCATCACAAAATACAGAACTTGAAAAATAGGCCTTTTGGCATCATGATGCAAATAGCTATGTTGTACCGCAGTTAATAACTGTATTCCAACCTGATAAATTTCACCATGTGGATGATAGTTAATAATCTCCACTAAGAGTTTATCTGTAGCAATATATTTGGAATTATATGGATTTCTGCATAAAAGTTAATATCTCATGGAATGCTCTGAAACCATCTAAGCCATAATAAAggtaaaaacataaacaaaatatagaacaataaacaataaagttcaaatatttaaatctcTAATTAGCTTGACCCGTAATCTTAATATATATGACTAAGACCTATATTATGACAGAGCATCTATGGTTGTACTTGCTGTTCATTTCAGGTTTGCTGAATCTAACCTGTATGTTTCACAGCCTTATTGGTTCAATGTTCTTGCTAGTTGACACAAATTGTTTTGGAGAATGCAATTAATTTTACTTTAACTCCACGTCCCAATTGTAATGTAAAGGAAAGGACGCCTACTGTCACTGGCTGATATTTTGTATCAGCAACGGGCTGATACAAATTATCAGCCAATTATCTAAAACACATGCATCATGACAAATATCCACAACAGCAACCACAACAGGATGCTTAAAGTTCTAGCTATTTCCAAAGTTATCAGAAATGTTTCTCACaataataagtataatattattttaagttaaacatatacatatgcacccaggtctgttttata carries:
- the LOC128616344 gene encoding fMet-Leu-Phe receptor-like translates to MAFNNTFIRLTDAEVSIRNGKTTVDIDAIMENITIVFYTITILLGTTGNAVVIWMSGFRLKANVTNVWLVNLAVADLIFCLTRVTSLIKKLFYDYWPFGIFLCKFNGFFKYTNMFCSVFILAVISLDRALCVWQPVFTRQRRTLGVARLISVGVWTVAVIFSVPYYVYRQVYIGKNNLTKCSLEVPQSTEGDNRATLALYSLRFLCGFLLPFLIILTCYVLAGLGIRRTRILRKSRPLRILVCLICAFFLCWGPYHCLLLAKMVDKKSQAVKVGLPIAKGIAYFNSCVNPLLYFCMGLDTRLRFNQSLSRVYAKALAEDWEGQTSQSKECTGSGTVDDSGVVYQESK